Proteins from a genomic interval of Oceanispirochaeta crateris:
- a CDS encoding ABC transporter substrate-binding protein, with product MDRKRKPLILLMLSLCLNLFSTGQMDSPSEISRLPNEIEPFSFTDSRGVSRVFQEYPRKVVSLGPNMTETIFALDRGDLLIGRTDFCDFPEEVSLIPSVGNLIEPNMETIVNLDPDLIIASTHVSLEVLEKLESFGIPTVMIYGEENFDGMKSVISGCATLLNAEEEGTALLQDISTRLEAVGQRVSQMRYHPSCYYALGFGDGGDWTAGGSTFINELLSLAGGKNIAADQSGWSYSKELLVSKQPEIIILNRGLKKEFLSLPVYDGLKASLNDRVFEIDENILVRQGPRQITALEELTLIMESALDQP from the coding sequence ATGGATAGGAAAAGAAAGCCCCTGATATTGCTAATGCTTTCTCTCTGCCTGAACCTTTTTTCAACAGGACAGATGGATTCCCCATCGGAAATCAGCAGGCTCCCGAATGAAATAGAACCCTTCAGTTTCACAGATAGCCGCGGCGTGAGCCGGGTGTTCCAGGAATATCCCCGGAAAGTGGTCTCCCTGGGTCCTAATATGACAGAAACAATCTTTGCCCTGGATAGGGGGGATCTCTTAATTGGTCGAACCGATTTTTGTGATTTTCCAGAAGAGGTCAGCCTTATACCCAGTGTGGGGAACTTGATAGAACCCAACATGGAAACAATCGTGAATCTGGATCCCGACCTGATCATAGCTTCCACACATGTCTCATTGGAAGTGCTGGAGAAACTGGAGTCCTTTGGCATCCCTACGGTGATGATTTACGGGGAAGAAAACTTTGACGGCATGAAGAGTGTCATCTCGGGCTGTGCCACTTTGCTGAATGCCGAAGAGGAAGGAACTGCCCTACTCCAGGATATAAGCACCCGCCTTGAGGCTGTCGGCCAGAGAGTGAGCCAAATGCGGTACCATCCCAGCTGTTATTACGCTCTGGGATTCGGAGACGGAGGAGACTGGACGGCCGGTGGAAGTACCTTCATCAACGAGCTGCTGAGCCTTGCCGGTGGAAAGAATATCGCTGCAGATCAATCTGGATGGTCCTATTCAAAAGAGCTTTTAGTCTCCAAGCAGCCGGAAATCATCATTTTGAACAGAGGTTTAAAGAAGGAATTTCTTTCACTTCCAGTCTATGACGGCCTCAAGGCTTCCCTCAATGATAGAGTCTTTGAGATTGATGAAAATATCCTGGTTCGCCAGGGACCACGGCAAATCACAGCATTGGAAGAACTCACCCTCATCATGGAATCCGCCCTTGATCAACCCTGA
- a CDS encoding FecCD family ABC transporter permease has product MINPDRATSRIPGLILLSLLFLSIPLASSIGAVPLPFKGILSFLFTRSHSGLSEAQQIILLQIRLPRVVLAGLSGAGLSLSGLVFQAIFRNPMAEPYLLGVASGASLGAALFMMLNVPLAFLSALGLTASAFAGSLLSVFLILMLGARNRNNMSSLLLAGIAFSAIAQAGVSVLMMINREKIERIVFWTLGSFSAATQGKSLILLILLIPSVLFILSRHRELDLLSLGHEEAHSLGINPERVSFVLLLVSCLITATVVSVCGIIGFAGLLIPHLMRLISGPDHRRLTGLSLMGGALLMILSDLLARTVIAPTEIPVGVLTALMGGPFFLYLLRMNIRKGQSQ; this is encoded by the coding sequence TTGATCAACCCTGACAGAGCCACCTCTCGTATCCCGGGGCTGATCCTCCTGAGTCTCCTCTTCCTCTCCATCCCCCTGGCGTCTTCCATAGGAGCAGTGCCTCTTCCTTTTAAGGGGATTCTCAGCTTCCTGTTTACCCGGAGCCATAGCGGACTCAGCGAAGCACAGCAGATTATCCTTCTCCAAATCCGGTTACCCCGAGTAGTCCTGGCGGGCCTCTCCGGTGCGGGACTCTCCCTGTCGGGACTCGTGTTTCAGGCCATCTTCAGAAATCCCATGGCCGAGCCCTACCTGCTCGGTGTTGCCTCAGGAGCTTCCCTGGGAGCCGCCCTGTTTATGATGTTGAATGTCCCCCTGGCCTTTTTATCCGCCCTGGGACTGACGGCCTCAGCCTTTGCTGGGAGCTTGCTTTCGGTCTTCCTGATCCTGATGCTGGGAGCACGCAACCGGAACAACATGAGCTCCCTTCTCCTGGCGGGAATTGCCTTCAGCGCCATTGCCCAGGCGGGCGTTTCGGTTTTAATGATGATCAACAGAGAAAAAATAGAAAGGATCGTATTCTGGACCCTGGGCAGTTTTTCTGCGGCCACACAGGGAAAGAGCCTGATCCTCTTGATACTGCTGATACCATCTGTTCTGTTCATCCTCAGCCGCCATAGAGAGCTGGACCTATTGAGCCTCGGCCATGAAGAGGCCCATTCACTTGGAATCAACCCCGAAAGAGTCTCTTTTGTACTCCTATTGGTGAGCTGCCTTATAACCGCCACCGTGGTTTCTGTGTGTGGAATCATCGGTTTTGCCGGCCTTTTGATCCCCCACCTGATGCGCCTTATCTCGGGACCCGATCATAGGCGCCTCACAGGCCTGTCTCTCATGGGAGGAGCTCTGCTGATGATTCTCTCAGATCTCCTGGCCAGGACAGTCATTGCCCCCACGGAGATTCCTGTGGGCGTTCTTACGGCCCTCATGGGTGGTCCCTTTTTCCTTTATCTCCTGCGTATGAACATCAGAAAAGGACAATCCCAGTGA
- a CDS encoding ABC transporter ATP-binding protein produces the protein MNPAVMVEDMNFSYGKDFHLNLPHIQIYPGMLTVILGPNGSGKTTFFSLLRGRLKPDNGKITVFGKNLSVLKDRERAALIGLVPQRTETAFAYTVQQMVAMGYYRKTKSLWHDTVDHKALALLMDRLDLKSLADREVNSLSGGEYQRVLLARVLAQDPKVLLLDEPANHLDLHHQDDLLCLLKEEAKRGKTVIAILHDINQALLYADRVILLHEGNCEDSGLARDVVTPENINKVYKINLDYYHHHQEDTALLGPIKS, from the coding sequence GTGAACCCAGCAGTCATGGTCGAGGATATGAACTTTTCCTATGGGAAAGATTTTCACCTGAACCTTCCTCATATTCAAATATACCCCGGAATGCTGACGGTCATATTGGGGCCGAACGGTTCGGGGAAAACCACGTTCTTCTCTCTTTTAAGGGGAAGGCTCAAACCGGATAATGGAAAAATCACCGTCTTTGGAAAAAATCTATCCGTTTTAAAAGACAGGGAAAGAGCCGCCTTGATCGGACTGGTTCCCCAGAGAACAGAAACGGCTTTTGCCTATACAGTGCAACAGATGGTTGCCATGGGATACTACCGGAAGACCAAGTCATTATGGCATGATACGGTTGATCATAAGGCTCTGGCACTCCTGATGGATCGACTCGATCTGAAATCGCTGGCTGACCGCGAAGTAAACAGCCTCAGCGGAGGAGAGTACCAAAGAGTACTGCTGGCCCGTGTCCTTGCACAGGACCCGAAGGTTCTCCTCCTGGACGAACCGGCCAACCATTTGGACCTCCACCATCAGGATGATCTCCTTTGCCTCCTCAAGGAGGAAGCGAAGAGGGGGAAAACAGTGATTGCCATCCTGCATGACATCAATCAGGCCCTACTGTACGCAGACAGGGTCATTCTACTCCATGAAGGCAACTGCGAGGACTCAGGGCTGGCCCGGGACGTCGTAACTCCGGAAAACATAAACAAAGTCTACAAAATAAACCTAGACTATTATCACCACCATCAGGAGGATACAGCTCTGTTAGGACCAATCAAATCATGA
- a CDS encoding adenosylcobinamide amidohydrolase, translating to MKQCGTIPLKGLDISYNCEEDHARLDFSSPVESLSSALYRGGRQTISHVLNMQVTHNVSDEYKGYESPQLTLENKARSLNMGKDFAGMMTSASMKSFRFYSETEGDVGVFCCLTAGLTNSRAPGDKADFRELEAHRAGKGTINIIAGTNVRLSEAALCEALMVVTEARSWAVMNNDVKSRVSGIPASGTGTDSHLVFSGNGPEIHFCGKHTLLGEMLARAVITPLQEVIRLIQEMERLKII from the coding sequence ATGAAGCAATGCGGAACGATCCCCCTGAAGGGACTAGATATTTCATACAATTGTGAAGAAGATCATGCCCGTCTTGATTTTTCCTCACCTGTCGAATCCCTGTCATCGGCCCTGTACCGGGGAGGCAGACAGACCATCTCCCATGTTCTGAACATGCAGGTTACTCATAATGTTTCCGATGAATATAAGGGGTACGAATCTCCTCAGCTTACCCTTGAAAATAAAGCCAGGTCTCTGAATATGGGAAAAGATTTTGCCGGAATGATGACCTCCGCATCCATGAAGAGTTTTCGCTTTTACAGTGAAACCGAGGGAGATGTGGGTGTTTTCTGCTGCCTGACAGCCGGATTGACCAATTCACGCGCTCCAGGAGATAAGGCCGACTTCAGAGAACTGGAAGCTCATAGAGCCGGTAAGGGCACCATCAATATCATAGCAGGAACAAATGTCCGCTTGTCCGAGGCCGCTCTTTGTGAAGCCCTTATGGTCGTCACCGAAGCCCGCAGCTGGGCTGTGATGAATAATGACGTAAAAAGCCGGGTATCCGGAATCCCCGCCTCTGGAACGGGTACGGATTCTCATCTCGTCTTCTCAGGAAACGGCCCGGAAATCCACTTTTGCGGCAAACACACCCTGTTGGGAGAGATGCTCGCCAGAGCCGTCATTACTCCCTTACAGGAGGTGATTAGACTCATTCAAGAGATGGAAAGGTTGAAAATCATCTGA
- a CDS encoding class I SAM-dependent methyltransferase, whose product MKYSYITDFGHFTLKFETQDKSLKPFDAADEYLLSLLADTKYAHQKLLLVNDRCAALSVPLAEQLIGHVNDSLHELEETAENMHENGKPPCPSQSILKPIPDAPDCIVMKIPKSLDHFRFQLQKIRAGIQKETEILAAGMSRYLPASYFECFQAETQDATYSRIEKKARYYKGVLKPQTEMSVQSSSYVWEGRRYISLPGVFSHRGVDPGSGFLLKNMPDLPVPKVIIDPGCGNGILGLEALNIWPEARLTATDENALAVASTLQNSERAGVAERCTVLQTRILRGIAQESADLILCNPPFHRGHTVSLETGFAFIRESSAVLREGGYMALVVNKTLGYGNILKENFQKVNILKQNSKYRLILCRK is encoded by the coding sequence ATGAAATACTCCTACATCACCGACTTTGGTCATTTTACACTCAAATTTGAAACCCAGGATAAATCATTAAAGCCCTTTGATGCCGCCGATGAATATCTACTGTCACTCCTGGCAGATACAAAATATGCACATCAGAAACTTCTGCTTGTCAATGACCGCTGCGCAGCTCTATCAGTACCTCTGGCGGAACAACTGATTGGTCATGTCAACGATTCTCTCCATGAACTGGAAGAAACAGCAGAAAACATGCATGAGAACGGAAAGCCGCCGTGTCCTTCTCAATCAATCCTGAAACCCATACCGGATGCCCCGGACTGCATCGTTATGAAAATACCCAAATCATTGGACCACTTCCGGTTTCAGTTGCAGAAAATCAGAGCGGGAATCCAAAAAGAGACAGAGATTCTTGCCGCCGGCATGAGCCGTTATCTTCCGGCGAGTTATTTTGAATGCTTTCAGGCAGAAACTCAGGATGCGACCTATTCCAGAATTGAGAAAAAAGCCAGATATTACAAGGGAGTTCTGAAACCCCAAACAGAAATGTCTGTACAATCCTCATCCTATGTTTGGGAGGGTCGCAGATACATCAGTCTGCCAGGGGTTTTTTCCCACCGGGGGGTAGATCCAGGAAGCGGATTCCTATTAAAAAACATGCCCGATCTTCCTGTCCCGAAGGTGATCATAGACCCCGGCTGCGGGAATGGCATTCTGGGACTGGAAGCATTGAATATTTGGCCCGAAGCCCGGCTGACTGCGACCGATGAGAATGCTCTAGCTGTGGCCAGCACCCTCCAAAATAGTGAACGTGCAGGAGTGGCGGAACGCTGTACTGTATTGCAAACCCGGATTCTCAGAGGAATAGCGCAGGAATCTGCAGATCTGATCCTGTGCAATCCTCCCTTTCACCGGGGACACACTGTCTCATTGGAAACAGGATTCGCTTTCATACGAGAATCCTCGGCGGTCCTGCGAGAAGGAGGATATATGGCTCTGGTTGTAAACAAAACCCTGGGATATGGAAATATTTTGAAAGAGAATTTTCAGAAGGTGAACATCCTCAAACAAAACAGCAAGTACCGTCTGATCCTCTGCCGTAAATAG